In one Oncorhynchus nerka isolate Pitt River linkage group LG7, Oner_Uvic_2.0, whole genome shotgun sequence genomic region, the following are encoded:
- the LOC135572655 gene encoding transmembrane protein 26-like — translation MQIARLANVQEHWFSPMVSSYLTAVIPSICFLELSLLQYKLPVNISSSLELEELLAHIPISADILQLGPENCAAALKQTMLIVLVLGRWLTPKGDMSRDQLSQLLMAYMGLGADILDIFDTFTEPDVKTNQVVIDVGLALFSWALMHFPLVLTQTCPTKAQPHPSSMAVVEGMAGTPSSCYPGLCCSREVWRLLLTVGHQDGPFLVYRLYLTIRKNVLNQLMIFFTCKNILVILLEVYRIFVV, via the exons ATGCAGATAGCcaggttagccaatgtgcaggagcactg GTTCTCCCCTATGGTTTCCTCTTACCTCACTGCCGTCATCCCCTCAATTTGTTTCCTGGAGCTCAGCCTGCTGCAGTACAAGCTCCCGGTCAACATCTCCTCTAGCCTTGAGCTAGAGGAGCTGCTGGCTCACATCCCCATCTCAGCG GACATCTTGCAGCTGGGCCCAGAAAACTGTGCGGCTGCCCTGAAGCAGACCATGCTCATCGTGCTGGTTCTGGGTCGCTGGCTCACGCCCAAAGGAGACATGTCCCGAGATCAGCTCTCCCAGCTCCTCATGGCCTACATGGGCCTGGGCGCCGACATCCTGGACATCTTTGACACCTTCACAGAGCCAGATGTCAAGACCAACCAGGTTGTCATCGACGTAGGACTTGCCCTGTTCTCCTGGGCCCTCATGCATTTCCCACTGGTCCTCACCCAGACCTGCCCCACCAAGGCCCAGCCCCATCCTAGCTC CATGGCTGTGGTGGAGGGCATGGCTGGAACTCCCTCCTCCTGCTATCCAGGGCTATGCTGTTCCAGGGAAGTGTGGCGCTTGCTGTTGACTGTGGGGCACCAGGATGGGCCGTTCCTTGTCTACCGCCTCTACCTCACGATCAGGAAGAATGTGCTCAACCAGTTGATGATCTTCTTCACCTGCAAGAACATCCTTGTCATCTTGCTGGAGGTCTACAGGATCTTTGTGGTGTAG